Proteins encoded by one window of Pseudonocardia alni:
- a CDS encoding DUF5667 domain-containing protein, with the protein MPRAWDDGYPGDDGFDRAPAGAPASEELAHEIALAAALDRSRRDLSPDPHSSARMRARLFEVLAQEGVGQQSGGSPFGDRFDRVDQADLTAPIGPPIADDLDWDAVSNRRAAGEHAPAADDPTGRSSRPRRGRHVLPSDHPDHPEQVGAPAGPARDAEAGPGRDDSARPAQAGARMLDRRRPSVRKRFGVVVGGFAALAVIAGVTSTASRDALPGDAMYGMKRASESVGGVFTVGQQAEAARQLDLARSRVDELESLVARSTPPSPDAVASAMGDFDRATSTGSRLMLTGAGTDGADTSRLAELRTWAAAQSGRITRLQSDLPAESRGETSEAIRLLDRVLSRAEALRAGTGCAADSGGTVDDLGPVPGECRTAGGPSSAQAVEQSAPVTPSETATGTPSPSPTSGPATSTSQAPTTSGSSQQDGGLPLLNGGGSTTSDSGSGSSSESSSEQDRLLPPITIPPLLPGLGPVTLG; encoded by the coding sequence ATGCCCAGGGCATGGGACGACGGGTACCCCGGCGACGACGGTTTCGACCGTGCGCCGGCGGGTGCCCCTGCATCGGAGGAGCTGGCGCACGAGATCGCGCTGGCCGCCGCGCTGGACCGTTCGCGGCGTGATCTCTCGCCCGATCCGCACTCCTCGGCCCGGATGCGGGCGCGGCTGTTCGAGGTGCTGGCCCAGGAGGGCGTCGGACAGCAGTCCGGCGGGTCCCCGTTCGGCGACCGGTTCGACCGCGTCGACCAGGCCGACCTCACCGCGCCGATCGGCCCTCCGATCGCCGACGACCTCGACTGGGACGCGGTGTCCAACCGCCGCGCCGCCGGCGAGCACGCCCCGGCCGCGGACGACCCGACCGGACGCAGCAGCCGTCCGCGCCGCGGCCGCCACGTGCTGCCGTCGGACCACCCGGACCATCCGGAGCAGGTGGGTGCCCCGGCCGGACCGGCCCGCGACGCCGAGGCCGGCCCCGGCCGCGACGACTCCGCCCGCCCGGCGCAGGCCGGCGCCCGGATGCTGGACCGCCGCCGTCCGAGCGTGCGCAAGCGCTTCGGCGTCGTCGTCGGCGGGTTCGCCGCGCTCGCGGTGATCGCCGGCGTGACCTCGACCGCCAGCCGCGACGCCCTGCCCGGCGACGCGATGTACGGCATGAAGCGCGCCAGCGAGAGCGTCGGCGGGGTGTTCACCGTCGGGCAGCAGGCCGAGGCCGCCCGCCAGCTCGACCTGGCCCGCTCCCGGGTCGACGAGCTGGAGAGCCTGGTCGCGCGGTCCACACCGCCGTCGCCGGACGCGGTCGCGTCCGCGATGGGTGACTTCGACCGGGCCACCAGCACCGGCAGCAGGCTGATGCTCACCGGCGCCGGGACCGACGGCGCGGACACCTCCCGCCTGGCCGAGCTGCGGACCTGGGCGGCCGCCCAGTCCGGGCGCATCACCCGTCTGCAGTCCGATCTGCCCGCCGAGAGCCGCGGGGAGACCTCGGAGGCGATCCGCCTGCTGGACCGGGTGCTCTCCCGGGCCGAGGCGCTGCGGGCCGGCACCGGCTGCGCCGCGGACAGCGGCGGCACCGTCGACGACCTCGGCCCGGTGCCCGGCGAGTGCCGCACCGCGGGCGGGCCGTCCTCGGCGCAGGCCGTCGAGCAGTCCGCGCCGGTGACGCCGTCGGAGACCGCGACCGGCACGCCGTCGCCGTCGCCGACCTCCGGTCCGGCGACCTCGACCTCGCAGGCCCCGACCACCTCGGGGTCCTCGCAGCAGGACGGCGGGTTGCCGCTGCTGAACGGTGGTGGGTCGACCACCTCCGACAGCGGGTCGGGCAGCTCGTCGGAGTCGTCGTCGGAGCAGGACCGTCTGCTGCCGCCGATCACCATCCCGCCGCTGCTGCCGGGCCTCGGCCCGGTCACCCTCGGCTGA
- a CDS encoding HAD family hydrolase, with the protein MLERATALDSAQRAGQASAAAAVAAEADDHPDGPEGGDGAPPDLTAAAFFDCDNTMMVGASIFHFARGLAARKFFTTSDMAGFAWQQIKFRVGGREDKGGIAGHRDTALSFVAGRPVDEVVALGEEIYDELMSDRIWAGTRALAQMHLDAGQRVWLVTATPIELARIIARRLGLTGALGTVAESVDGLYTGRLVGEILHGPAKAHAVRALAASEGLDLRRCTAYSDSVNDVPMLSAVGTAVAVNPDSELRDVAKARNWQIRDFRTGRKAARIGVPSVLGAGAVAGAVAAGMAYRKR; encoded by the coding sequence GTGCTGGAGCGGGCGACCGCGCTGGACTCCGCGCAGCGGGCCGGTCAGGCCTCCGCCGCCGCGGCCGTCGCCGCCGAGGCCGACGACCACCCCGACGGTCCGGAGGGTGGGGACGGCGCGCCGCCCGACCTCACCGCCGCCGCCTTCTTCGACTGCGACAACACGATGATGGTCGGCGCGTCGATCTTCCACTTCGCCCGCGGCCTGGCCGCGCGCAAGTTCTTCACCACCTCCGACATGGCCGGCTTCGCCTGGCAGCAGATCAAGTTCCGGGTCGGCGGCCGGGAGGACAAGGGCGGCATCGCGGGGCACCGCGACACCGCGCTGTCGTTCGTCGCGGGCCGTCCGGTCGACGAGGTCGTCGCCCTCGGCGAGGAGATCTACGACGAGCTGATGTCGGACCGGATCTGGGCGGGGACCCGGGCGCTGGCCCAGATGCACCTCGACGCCGGCCAGCGGGTCTGGCTGGTCACCGCGACGCCGATCGAGCTGGCCCGCATCATCGCGCGGCGGCTCGGACTGACCGGGGCGCTGGGCACCGTCGCGGAGTCCGTCGACGGGCTCTACACCGGACGGCTGGTCGGCGAGATCCTGCACGGCCCGGCGAAGGCGCACGCTGTCCGCGCACTGGCCGCGTCGGAGGGGCTGGACCTGCGTCGCTGCACCGCGTACTCGGACTCGGTGAACGACGTCCCGATGCTCTCGGCGGTCGGCACCGCGGTCGCGGTGAACCCGGACTCCGAGCTGCGTGACGTCGCGAAGGCCCGCAACTGGCAGATCCGCGACTTCCGGACCGGGCGCAAGGCCGCCCGGATCGGGGTGCCCTCGGTGCTCGGCGCGGGCGCCGTCGCCGGGGCGGTGGCGGCCGGGATGGCCTACCGCAAGCGCTGA
- a CDS encoding lysophospholipid acyltransferase family protein: MAEARVIPIRGNRGPARPARTEEPARPAPVASAPEPEDDEGPAWEAALEQVLEFLRRRLAGDYPIDEFGFDRELTDAMVLPALRPLYKRWFRVETIGTHHIPETGGALIVANHSGTLPLDAVMTTVAVHDDHPSHRHLRLLGADLMFTMPVSGSLARKAGATLACNPDAERLMTSGELVGVFPEGFKGIGKPFRDRYKLQRFGRGGFVSAALRTGVPIIPCSIVGAEEIYPKIGDLAPLARLFGAPYFPVTPTFPLLGPAGLIPLPSKWYIEFGEPIRTDDHTPADADDPMLVFNLTDQVRETIQHTLYRLLSQRRNVFLG, translated from the coding sequence ATGGCCGAGGCGCGGGTGATCCCGATCCGGGGCAACCGGGGGCCTGCCCGGCCCGCGCGGACGGAGGAGCCGGCGCGGCCCGCGCCGGTCGCCTCCGCACCCGAGCCCGAGGACGACGAGGGCCCGGCCTGGGAGGCCGCGCTGGAGCAGGTCCTGGAGTTCCTGCGCCGCCGGCTCGCGGGCGACTACCCGATCGACGAGTTCGGATTCGACCGCGAGCTCACCGACGCGATGGTGCTGCCCGCCCTGCGCCCGCTCTACAAGCGCTGGTTCCGCGTCGAGACCATCGGCACCCACCACATCCCCGAGACCGGTGGCGCGCTGATCGTCGCCAACCACTCCGGGACGCTGCCGCTCGACGCGGTGATGACGACCGTCGCGGTGCACGACGACCACCCGTCGCACCGGCACCTGCGGCTGCTCGGCGCCGACCTCATGTTCACCATGCCGGTCTCCGGCTCGCTGGCCCGCAAGGCCGGCGCGACGCTGGCCTGCAACCCCGACGCCGAGCGGCTCATGACCTCCGGCGAGCTCGTCGGGGTGTTCCCCGAGGGGTTCAAGGGCATCGGCAAGCCGTTCCGGGACCGCTACAAGCTGCAGCGGTTCGGCCGCGGCGGGTTCGTCTCCGCCGCGCTCCGCACCGGGGTCCCGATCATCCCGTGCTCGATCGTCGGCGCCGAGGAGATCTACCCCAAGATCGGCGACCTCGCACCGCTGGCCCGGCTGTTCGGCGCGCCGTACTTCCCGGTCACGCCGACCTTCCCGCTGCTCGGCCCGGCGGGGCTGATCCCGCTGCCGTCGAAGTGGTACATCGAGTTCGGCGAGCCGATCCGCACCGACGACCACACCCCGGCCGACGCCGACGACCCGATGCTCGTGTTCAACCTGACCGACCAGGTCCGGGAGACCATCCAGCACACGCTGTACCGGCTGCTGTCCCAGCGGCGCAACGTGTTCCTGGGATGA
- a CDS encoding NAD-dependent epimerase/dehydratase family protein, which produces MDRPTPNVVLVTGVSGFLGGHLAARLAADPAIDRVLGVDTVPPPRDLLKRMGRAEFVRADIRNPLIAKVISSANVDTVVHASLSASPASAGGRATMKEMNVIGTMQLLAACQKATSVRRVVLKSTTAVYGSSSRDPAVFDEAIGAKDLPSGGYAKDAAEIEGYLRGFSRRRPDVTTTVLRFANFIGPRMDTVLSRYFALPVVPTVLGYDARIQLLHEEDGLAVLERAATHELPGVFNVAAHGVLMLSQAIRRAGKIAVPVPSGAVGPVSRVLRGARVVDFSPEQMRFLNFGRVVDLTRLIDDFGFEPRWTTTQAFDDFVRGKALAPVLGPERIASLERGVLGLARSLR; this is translated from the coding sequence ATGGACCGGCCGACCCCGAACGTCGTGCTGGTCACCGGGGTCAGCGGCTTCCTCGGCGGGCACCTCGCGGCCCGGCTGGCGGCCGACCCGGCCATCGACCGGGTGCTGGGCGTGGACACCGTCCCCCCGCCCCGGGATCTGCTGAAGCGGATGGGGCGCGCCGAGTTCGTGCGCGCCGACATCCGCAACCCGCTCATCGCGAAGGTCATCTCCTCGGCGAACGTCGACACCGTCGTGCACGCGTCGCTCTCGGCCAGCCCCGCCTCGGCGGGCGGCCGCGCGACGATGAAGGAGATGAACGTCATCGGCACGATGCAGCTCCTCGCCGCGTGCCAGAAGGCGACCAGCGTGCGCCGGGTCGTGCTCAAGTCGACGACCGCGGTCTACGGCTCCAGCTCCCGCGACCCCGCCGTGTTCGACGAGGCCATCGGGGCCAAGGACCTGCCCTCGGGCGGGTACGCCAAGGACGCCGCGGAGATCGAGGGCTACCTGCGCGGGTTCAGCCGTCGCCGCCCGGACGTCACCACCACGGTCCTGCGGTTCGCCAACTTCATCGGCCCGCGGATGGACACCGTGCTGTCGCGCTACTTCGCGCTGCCGGTCGTCCCCACCGTGCTGGGCTACGACGCCCGTATCCAGCTGCTGCACGAGGAGGACGGCCTCGCCGTGCTCGAGCGTGCCGCCACCCACGAGCTGCCGGGCGTGTTCAACGTCGCCGCGCACGGGGTGCTGATGCTGTCCCAGGCCATCCGGCGCGCGGGCAAGATCGCCGTCCCGGTGCCGAGCGGCGCGGTCGGCCCGGTCAGCCGGGTGCTGCGCGGCGCGCGCGTCGTCGACTTCTCTCCCGAGCAGATGCGCTTCCTCAACTTCGGCCGGGTCGTGGACCTCACCCGGCTGATCGACGACTTCGGCTTCGAGCCGCGGTGGACGACCACCCAGGCGTTCGACGACTTCGTGCGCGGCAAGGCGCTGGCGCCGGTGCTCGGCCCGGAGCGGATCGCCTCGCTCGAACGGGGCGTGCTCGGTCTGGCCCGGTCGCTGCGGTGA
- a CDS encoding 30S ribosomal protein bS22 codes for MGSVIKKRRKRMSKKKHRKLLRKTRVQRRKLGK; via the coding sequence ATGGGCTCGGTCATCAAGAAGCGCCGCAAGCGGATGTCGAAGAAGAAGCACCGCAAGCTGCTGCGCAAGACCCGGGTGCAGCGCCGCAAGCTCGGTAAGTGA
- a CDS encoding helix-turn-helix domain-containing protein, whose protein sequence is MAAERPEPLRPSQVQFLTVAEVASMMRVSKMTVYRLVHSGELPAARVGRSFRVPQRAVEDYLRNAYFDAG, encoded by the coding sequence ATGGCGGCGGAACGTCCCGAGCCCCTACGGCCGTCCCAGGTCCAGTTCCTGACGGTGGCCGAGGTCGCGTCGATGATGCGCGTCTCGAAGATGACCGTGTACCGGCTCGTGCACTCCGGCGAGCTGCCCGCCGCGCGGGTCGGTCGTTCGTTCCGCGTGCCGCAGCGCGCGGTCGAGGACTACCTGCGCAACGCCTACTTCGACGCGGGCTGA
- the proC gene encoding pyrroline-5-carboxylate reductase, which yields MTRIAVLGGGRIGEALLGGLLAAGRDAGDLVVAERYPARAQELTASLGVTAAPVDEAVRGAGTVVVAVKPQDVVTLLGEVAGALEPGALVVSLCAGLPTSLFEGALPDGTPVVRVMPNTPMLLGAAMCAISPGAHATPAHLDETEALLSTVGAVLRLDEAKQDAATALSGSGPAYFFLVAEAMIEAGVGLGLTRPDATELTVQTALGAARMLRETGEHPAVLRENVTSPAGTTAAALRELERHGLRAALADAVTAAHDRSVALGRG from the coding sequence ATGACGAGGATCGCGGTACTGGGCGGGGGACGGATCGGCGAGGCGCTGCTCGGCGGGCTGCTGGCGGCCGGGCGGGACGCCGGTGACCTGGTGGTCGCCGAGCGGTACCCGGCGCGGGCGCAGGAGCTGACCGCGTCGCTGGGGGTCACCGCGGCCCCGGTCGACGAGGCGGTGCGCGGGGCCGGGACGGTCGTCGTCGCCGTCAAGCCGCAGGACGTCGTCACGCTGCTCGGCGAGGTCGCCGGGGCGCTGGAGCCGGGCGCGCTCGTCGTGTCGCTGTGCGCGGGCCTGCCGACCTCGCTGTTCGAGGGCGCCCTGCCCGACGGCACGCCGGTCGTGCGGGTCATGCCGAACACCCCGATGCTGCTCGGCGCGGCGATGTGCGCGATCTCCCCGGGTGCGCACGCGACCCCCGCGCACCTCGACGAGACCGAGGCACTGCTGTCCACCGTCGGTGCGGTGCTGCGCCTGGACGAGGCGAAGCAGGACGCCGCGACCGCGCTGTCCGGCTCCGGGCCCGCGTACTTCTTCCTCGTCGCCGAGGCGATGATCGAGGCGGGCGTCGGGCTGGGCCTGACCCGCCCCGACGCGACCGAGCTGACCGTGCAGACCGCGCTCGGTGCCGCGCGGATGCTGCGCGAGACCGGCGAGCACCCCGCGGTGCTGCGGGAGAACGTCACCTCGCCGGCCGGGACGACGGCGGCCGCCCTGCGCGAGCTGGAGCGGCACGGGCTGCGTGCGGCCCTGGCCGACGCGGTCACCGCGGCGCACGACCGCTCGGTGGCGCTCGGTCGCGGCTGA
- a CDS encoding thioesterase family protein, producing MSSTTVRPFADSHVIEHLGDGRFRARLDETWAIGDKAFGGLLMVLMAKSGLARLAADDAPAPDPLAVAVDFLRAPDLGPVEITTDPLKIGRTVSTVAVRLHQEGRLMLHSTVTAGVLPTEAPRLDDGSALAVEPDPDALDPASAEGGARGLAAACELRYPRGALPFLRGETGPPEMTGWVRPRGEEPDVLFALMAGDILPPTVFNLGGTFGWAPTVQLTALLRARPAPGWLRVGSRSRAVSSPPAGGGVSSAQFDEDVTVVDARGRTVCQARQLALAPLAR from the coding sequence CCGCGCCCGGCTCGACGAGACCTGGGCGATCGGGGACAAGGCCTTCGGCGGCCTGCTGATGGTGCTCATGGCCAAGTCCGGGCTGGCCCGCCTCGCGGCCGACGACGCCCCCGCGCCCGACCCGCTGGCCGTCGCCGTGGACTTCCTGCGCGCGCCCGACCTGGGCCCGGTCGAGATCACGACCGACCCGCTCAAGATCGGGCGGACGGTGTCCACGGTCGCCGTGCGGCTGCACCAGGAGGGCAGGCTCATGCTGCACTCCACCGTCACCGCCGGCGTGCTGCCGACCGAGGCCCCACGCCTGGACGACGGCTCCGCGCTCGCCGTCGAACCGGATCCGGACGCGCTCGATCCGGCGTCGGCCGAGGGCGGCGCGCGCGGCCTGGCCGCCGCCTGCGAGCTGCGCTACCCGCGCGGCGCGCTGCCGTTCCTGCGCGGCGAGACCGGTCCGCCGGAGATGACCGGCTGGGTCCGCCCGCGCGGCGAGGAGCCGGACGTGTTGTTCGCGCTGATGGCCGGCGACATCCTGCCCCCGACCGTGTTCAACCTCGGCGGGACGTTCGGCTGGGCGCCGACGGTGCAGCTCACCGCGCTGCTGCGGGCCCGCCCCGCCCCGGGCTGGCTGCGGGTCGGGTCCCGGTCCCGCGCGGTGTCGAGCCCGCCCGCCGGCGGCGGGGTGTCGAGCGCGCAGTTCGACGAGGACGTCACCGTCGTCGACGCGCGCGGCCGCACCGTCTGCCAGGCCCGCCAGCTCGCCCTGGCCCCGCTGGCCCGCTGA